The window AGGCTTCATTGCCTAAATTTGTGTACAAATTTCATAAACAAAGTGAAATTCTCTATGGCTAGGGAGTCGTGTTGTCTCATGGAAATTTGATTGCCAATGTTGCTGGTTCGAGAATGGGATTCAAGTTATATCCATCTGATCTGTGAGTTGAaacgataaaataaaatgtgtccATTTTATCTTTAGATATTGTTTCATATCTTTCTGTTACAAATTTCTGCACTATAACTTGGCAGTTTCATATCATATCTTCCTCTGGCACACATATACGAGCGCGTTACCCAAATCACGGTCGCGTATATTGGAGGTGCTTCTGGTTTTTTTCAAGGGGTATGAATATGAATGAAGAGTCTTCTAGTTAATAACTGAGAAGCTgtatttcagtttttatttgtcacattatttcagttttttcatttttgctaCATAGGACAGCATGAAATTACTCGAGGATGTCGCTGTTTTGAAACCGACTATATTTTGCAGTGTCCCACGGCTGTATAATCGGATATACGCAGGGTAAAGGCAATAACTTGTTCTTCCAAAAACAACATCATTACTTGTATTCCATATAATGATTCAGATGCCTACTCCTTTGCAGAGTGATGAACTCTGTAAAATCATCCGGTGATTTGAGGGAGAGGCTGTTTGATGCAGCTTATAAAGCTAAGAAGCAGTCGTTATATACCGGTAAACTCAAATTCCACGCACGAAAATAGCTAGAAAGCTTTCCATTAGACTTTTATCAGATGCGCTCGTGTCTGTTTCAGGAAAGAAACCTCCTCCAATGTTTGAGAGTTTGGTGTTTGAGGATATTAAGAGAATACTGGGAGGCAGAGTTCGTTACATGGTGTCTGGCGCGTCACCCTTGTCTCCTCAAGTCATGGAATTTCTACGAGTGTAAGCTTATATTACTACTAACactgaaaaatagaaaaagaagaatatttTGTTACTGATAAATATGGAATTTTTTTAGATGCTTTGGTTGCACAGTTATTGAAGGATATGGAATGACAGAGGCTTCTTGTGTCATAAGCAACATGGATGAAACCGATGTTTTATCCGGCCATGTTGGTGTTCCCCATCCTTCTTGTGGTGAGTGTGATCAGACAAACACAAACACTCTCAAAAGAGCTCTTGATTTAACGTTGTTGTTTTTCCTGTCAGAGATGAAGCTCGTAGATGTTCCGGAGATGAACTATACATCCAAGGACCAGCCTCATCCACGGGGTGAGATCTGCGTGAGAGGTCCCACTGTGTTCCAAGGATACTATAAAGCGGAGGAACTAACGTACATGCTTTGATATCTCGTTATCTTTCTTTGTCTGCGAGAGACACTTATGCAGTTTTCTGATTTTTCTCAGTAGGGAAGCAATCGATGAGGATGGATGGCTTCACACCGGAGATATAGGCTCATGGTTGCCACAAGGCCGATTGAAGATCATCGATAGGTGAGAATGTGCGATTTTAGCAATTAGGTTGATTTATTCATTGCATTGGTGATGGCCCTATTCTAATAGCCTTCATTGACAGGAAAAAGAACATATTCAAATTGGCTCAAGGAGAGTACATAGCTCCTGAGAAAATAGAGAATGTATACACAAAATGCAAGTTCATTGCACAATGCTTTGTACAtggtaagaaaaatatattagtactattttgtgTACGAAAAGGAGATTAATGACTTTGTTTCGTGTTTCTTTGCTTGTAGGCAACAGCCTGAAGTCTTCTCTAGTCGCAATTATTGCTGTGGATCATGATGCCTTGAAAACATGGGCTGCTACTGAAGGCATTGAGGTAAATAATGATGGCTTGGTTTTCTGCTCCTTCTCAGCAAAACCTTTTTGTTTAGcatttcttgatattttcgatTCTTTGAGTAGTATGAAGATTTGAAGCAGCTATGCTGTGATCCTCGGACGAAGGGTGCCGTGCTGGCTGACATGGACTCCATAGCAAGGGAAGCTCAAGTAATAGCCAACAACATGATTAGATTGAGAAAAACATTATACGATCAATAGACATGTTGTTTACTGTAGTTTTTGGTAATTGTG is drawn from Salvia hispanica cultivar TCC Black 2014 chromosome 6, UniMelb_Shisp_WGS_1.0, whole genome shotgun sequence and contains these coding sequences:
- the LOC125193078 gene encoding long chain acyl-CoA synthetase 6, peroxisomal-like is translated as MDSRAHRRLHKLTSHLINSTAGSDQPLHLRHHPTAGEFVSEQGYSVVLPEKLQTGEWNVYRNRRSPFKLVSRFPDHPDIATLHDNFVYAVKTFRDHKYLGTRFQEDGTVGEYRWMTYGEAGISRSAIGSSLVRRQIQKGSCAGLYFVNRPEWVVIDHACSAYSFVSVPLYDTLGPEAVRYIVNHAAVRAIFCDTKTLNILLRFLPEIPSVHLIVVVGGVEGEMASLSSTTGVEIISYSQLHSEGLSSFEPFRPPTSDDIATICYTSGTTGTPKGVVLSHGNLIANVAGSRMGFKLYPSDLFISYLPLAHIYERVTQITVAYIGGASGFFQGDSMKLLEDVAVLKPTIFCSVPRLYNRIYAGVMNSVKSSGDLRERLFDAAYKAKKQSLYTGKKPPPMFESLVFEDIKRILGGRVRYMVSGASPLSPQVMEFLRVCFGCTVIEGYGMTEASCVISNMDETDVLSGHVGVPHPSCEMKLVDVPEMNYTSKDQPHPRGEICVRGPTVFQGYYKAEELTREAIDEDGWLHTGDIGSWLPQGRLKIIDRKKNIFKLAQGEYIAPEKIENVYTKCKFIAQCFVHGNSLKSSLVAIIAVDHDALKTWAATEGIEYEDLKQLCCDPRTKGAVLADMDSIAREAQLRGFEFAKDVALVLEPFTLENGLLTPTFKIKRPQAKAHFAKEIDEMYAHLA